Proteins encoded within one genomic window of Pseudobdellovibrionaceae bacterium:
- the mutS gene encoding DNA mismatch repair protein MutS, with protein MRQYWEMKSAHTDKVLLFRMGDFFEIFFDDAVKAAPILGIALTSRNKKSADETPMCGVPHHSIGGHINKLLTAGLKVAICDQIEDPKFAKGIVKRAVTRVLTPGMVYDAETLEATRPNFVAAANETSLAVVDVTTGEALYWKNLDAAKTLALLRALPIAEIVTRTPDKDNVFDSELPKTGERRLLSRYDGPLSTNEFLMKSASGLETVGVLLGYIDSLEGDARLKFLRPFEERFWNERLEITPTGLRHLEIFETSRGERAGSLLAAVDRTKTSMGARLLRSRLAFPFTNQKELEAAWAKVEAWGARHRDLKLIRERLTQVGDLERRLTRLGPSTANARDLRSVQSSVQAGLDVLALIESITPAFPHPEVLPEGAREKLLDLSLKIDRCLLDELPLSVRQGGMIKEGVKPELDEALKYATHGQALLAEFEAREKAATEISSLKVRYNNVFGYYIEITNTHKDKAPKHYQRKQTLTNAERYTTDELVELERKVLSSQTRRFELEFEVFETLKNQTLAQTSLILNLALRLAEIDLSTSWAQLALERSYVKPVISESGVLRLTASRHPVVEQKVGVRFTANDIEVDRGGCLLLTGPNMAGKSTLMRQVALSVILAQSGGFVPARKAELPLFDRVFTRIGANDSLSEGLSTFMVEMKEASEIVQGLTPRSLVILDELGRGTSTFDGMSLAQALLEYLLGRQGGYFFFATHYHELTKLEALYPQVRNAHMAVTDRGEELRFLYSLRPGPALKSYGIHVAQLAGLPKSLIKRAGDLLKSLEADGGKAPQMSLMDLGRPVEDEHFDLEADDGPAAPPPAAPQPATNPEEAGRRLAHEMLARQLRELPLDQLTPLQALVRLQEWQSTLKDSGH; from the coding sequence ATGCGTCAGTATTGGGAAATGAAATCCGCCCACACGGACAAGGTCCTTCTGTTCCGGATGGGCGACTTCTTCGAGATCTTTTTCGACGATGCCGTGAAGGCCGCACCGATCCTGGGGATCGCGCTCACGTCGCGCAATAAAAAATCCGCCGATGAAACTCCGATGTGCGGCGTGCCCCATCACTCCATCGGTGGGCATATCAACAAGCTGCTGACGGCGGGGCTGAAGGTCGCGATCTGCGATCAGATCGAAGACCCGAAATTCGCGAAAGGGATCGTGAAGCGCGCCGTGACCCGCGTGCTGACTCCGGGAATGGTTTACGACGCCGAAACTCTCGAAGCCACGCGCCCGAACTTCGTGGCCGCGGCGAATGAGACGTCCTTGGCTGTGGTCGACGTCACCACCGGCGAAGCGCTTTACTGGAAAAACCTCGACGCCGCGAAAACGCTGGCGCTTCTGCGCGCGCTTCCCATCGCGGAAATCGTGACCCGCACTCCCGACAAAGATAACGTTTTCGATTCGGAGCTTCCGAAAACCGGCGAACGTCGGCTGCTGAGTCGCTACGACGGTCCCCTCTCGACGAACGAATTCCTGATGAAGTCGGCGTCGGGGCTCGAGACTGTCGGCGTTTTGTTGGGTTACATCGACTCTTTGGAAGGGGATGCGCGACTGAAGTTCCTGCGTCCTTTTGAAGAGCGCTTCTGGAACGAACGTCTGGAGATCACCCCCACGGGGCTTCGGCATCTGGAGATTTTCGAAACCTCGCGCGGCGAGCGCGCGGGAAGTCTGCTTGCGGCGGTCGACCGGACCAAGACCTCCATGGGCGCACGCTTGTTGCGTTCGCGTCTGGCGTTTCCGTTCACGAATCAAAAAGAGCTCGAAGCCGCTTGGGCGAAAGTGGAAGCCTGGGGCGCGCGCCATCGCGATCTGAAGCTCATCCGTGAGCGACTCACGCAAGTGGGCGATCTGGAGCGTCGGTTGACAAGGCTCGGCCCTTCGACGGCCAATGCCCGTGACTTGCGTTCGGTGCAGTCCTCGGTGCAGGCGGGGCTGGACGTGCTCGCGCTGATCGAGTCGATCACACCCGCGTTTCCGCATCCCGAGGTCTTACCCGAGGGGGCGCGCGAAAAACTGCTGGACCTGTCTTTGAAAATCGATCGTTGCCTGCTGGACGAACTCCCCCTGTCCGTGCGTCAGGGCGGCATGATCAAAGAGGGCGTGAAACCCGAACTCGACGAGGCACTGAAATACGCGACTCACGGGCAGGCCCTTTTGGCCGAGTTCGAAGCGCGCGAAAAAGCGGCCACCGAAATCTCCAGTCTGAAGGTGCGCTACAACAACGTCTTCGGCTACTACATCGAGATCACGAACACCCACAAAGACAAAGCGCCCAAGCACTACCAGCGCAAACAAACGCTGACGAACGCCGAACGTTACACGACCGACGAGCTCGTGGAGCTGGAGCGCAAGGTTCTCAGCAGTCAGACGCGACGTTTTGAATTGGAGTTCGAGGTCTTCGAGACCCTGAAGAATCAAACCCTGGCGCAGACCTCGTTGATCTTGAATCTGGCCCTGCGCCTGGCCGAGATCGACCTCAGTACGTCGTGGGCGCAGCTCGCGCTCGAACGCTCGTACGTTAAACCCGTGATTTCTGAATCGGGCGTGCTTCGCCTGACGGCCAGCCGTCACCCCGTCGTCGAGCAGAAAGTCGGCGTACGCTTCACCGCCAACGACATCGAAGTCGACCGCGGCGGATGCTTGCTGCTGACGGGGCCGAACATGGCCGGAAAGTCGACGCTCATGCGGCAGGTCGCGCTCAGTGTGATCCTCGCCCAGTCGGGCGGTTTTGTTCCTGCCCGCAAGGCGGAACTTCCGCTCTTTGATCGCGTCTTCACGCGGATCGGGGCGAATGATTCGTTGTCGGAAGGGCTTTCGACCTTCATGGTCGAGATGAAAGAGGCGAGCGAGATCGTGCAGGGCCTGACCCCGCGTTCGCTCGTGATCTTGGATGAGTTGGGACGGGGAACGTCGACGTTCGACGGCATGAGCCTCGCCCAGGCGCTCCTCGAGTATTTGCTGGGACGTCAGGGCGGCTATTTCTTCTTCGCGACCCATTACCATGAGCTCACGAAGCTCGAAGCGCTGTACCCGCAGGTGCGTAACGCCCACATGGCGGTCACGGATCGCGGCGAAGAGCTGCGCTTTTTGTACTCGCTTCGCCCGGGACCGGCGCTGAAATCCTACGGGATCCACGTCGCCCAGCTGGCGGGACTGCCGAAGTCTTTGATCAAGCGGGCGGGGGATCTTTTGAAGTCGCTCGAGGCCGATGGGGGCAAAGCGCCGCAGATGTCCTTGATGGATCTTGGACGTCCGGTCGAGGACGAACATTTCGATCTCGAGGCCGATGACGGACCCGCCGCACCTCCGCCGGCCGCACCTCAGCCGGCCACAAACCCAGAAGAGGCAGGACGTCGGCTCGCGCACGAGATGTTGGCGCGTCAGCTCCGTGAGTTGCCCCTCGATCAATTGACTCCGCTGCAGGCCCTCGTCAGACTTCAGGAGTGGCAATCGACGCTCAAAGACTCCGGTCACTGA
- the mpl gene encoding UDP-N-acetylmuramate:L-alanyl-gamma-D-glutamyl-meso-diaminopimelate ligase: MEDRSISISELPPGSHIHMLGICGTAMASLAGLLKDRGFKVTGSDSNPYPPMSTQIQNLGIPLYSGYSRGHLRERPDFAIIGNVISASNEEAQEVMKLGVPYTSLPKAMGEMIIEDRASIVVAGTHGKTTTTSMMAWIADQVGARPGFLIGGIPKNFSRSFQNPHGQIFVIEGDEYDTAYFDKVPKFIHYRPRHVIFTSCEFDHADIYKDFDHVKSAFKMLMDLIPAGGSLHYWADDPNVAALAAQSKAGLKRGYGLKEGGLRATELATDAAGQSFRASLDGKDLGVFKMVLTGEYNVMNALAVIGVALKIGWDLEKVRAALASFQGVKRRQEILGEPGGVLVIEDFAHHPTAVRETLKGLRARYPNRKLWAVFEPRSATSRRKIFQKDYAESFGIADETCLARAFDQSKIDEGERFSSDELVADLKAKGQSAACFDNADAIVADLKARTRSGDVVVIMSNGGFDGIYTKLMTALGGR; the protein is encoded by the coding sequence ATGGAAGATCGCTCGATCTCAATTTCTGAATTACCGCCCGGCTCGCACATCCACATGCTGGGGATCTGCGGGACCGCGATGGCTTCGCTCGCGGGGCTTTTGAAAGATCGCGGCTTCAAGGTCACGGGCTCGGATTCGAACCCCTATCCGCCGATGTCGACCCAGATCCAGAATCTGGGGATTCCTCTCTATTCGGGCTATTCGCGGGGGCATCTGCGCGAGCGTCCGGACTTCGCGATCATCGGGAACGTCATCTCGGCCTCGAACGAAGAGGCCCAAGAGGTCATGAAGCTCGGCGTGCCTTACACGTCATTGCCGAAAGCCATGGGCGAGATGATCATCGAGGACCGCGCGTCCATCGTCGTCGCCGGCACTCACGGTAAAACCACCACGACCTCGATGATGGCGTGGATCGCGGATCAGGTCGGGGCGCGTCCCGGATTTTTGATCGGCGGCATCCCGAAAAACTTCTCGCGCAGTTTTCAAAATCCGCACGGGCAGATCTTCGTCATCGAAGGCGACGAATACGATACCGCGTACTTCGATAAAGTGCCGAAGTTCATCCACTACCGGCCCCGGCACGTGATCTTCACGAGCTGCGAGTTCGACCACGCGGACATCTACAAGGATTTCGATCATGTGAAGTCGGCATTCAAGATGCTGATGGATCTGATTCCCGCGGGCGGAAGCCTGCATTACTGGGCGGACGATCCGAACGTGGCGGCGCTGGCCGCGCAGTCGAAGGCGGGGCTGAAACGCGGTTACGGCCTGAAAGAGGGTGGCCTGCGTGCGACGGAACTGGCCACGGACGCCGCGGGGCAGAGTTTCCGGGCGTCACTCGACGGCAAGGATCTGGGCGTTTTCAAGATGGTATTGACGGGCGAGTACAACGTGATGAACGCACTCGCGGTGATCGGTGTCGCGTTGAAAATCGGCTGGGATCTGGAGAAGGTCCGCGCGGCGCTCGCAAGCTTCCAGGGCGTGAAGCGTCGGCAAGAGATCCTGGGCGAGCCGGGCGGGGTCTTGGTGATCGAGGATTTCGCTCACCACCCAACAGCCGTGCGCGAAACCCTGAAGGGCTTGCGCGCCCGTTATCCGAACCGCAAACTCTGGGCGGTTTTTGAGCCGCGCTCGGCGACCTCGCGTCGCAAGATCTTCCAGAAAGACTACGCCGAAAGCTTCGGGATCGCGGACGAGACTTGCTTGGCGCGCGCGTTCGATCAGTCCAAGATCGATGAGGGTGAGCGCTTTTCGTCGGACGAACTCGTCGCCGATTTGAAGGCGAAGGGCCAGTCGGCGGCCTGCTTCGACAACGCCGACGCCATCGTCGCTGATTTGAAGGCCCGCACCCGCTCGGGGGATGTCGTGGTCATCATGTCCAACGGCGGCTTCGACGGGATCTACACGAAGCTCATGACTGCGCTCGGCGGGCGGTAG
- a CDS encoding amidophosphoribosyltransferase yields MNNPIGNEFLDDHDSELSSWKEECAVIGVWNHDEAAKLSYLGLYAMQHRGQESSGVVSLDQGEHRVHKGMGLVGDVYNDAVLDTLKGMAAIGHNRYSTTGQNHLANCQPLTAGLRWGPVAVAHNGNIVNSASLRKELQEMGAIFQGTTDTELFLHFISRSSEKNLISLLPQVLSKVVGAYSLVFLTKDSMIAVRDPYGFRPLVLGMKANAVGETSYVVASETCALDLIGAQYVRELEPGEIFWCDAQGTHTAHLPKAPRGARCIFEHVYFARPDSIVFGQSVYESRKQFGRWLARENPVDADVVIPVPDSGVPAALGYASESGVPFEFGIIRNHYVGRTFIQPQQAIRAFGVKVKLNPQTAVLAGKKVVVVDDSLVRGTTSQKIIRMIRQAGAKEVHMRIASPPTTGPCYYGVDTPQKSHLIAANQSLEEIRQFIEADSLSYLSMTGLYEAVHADSKSFCAACFDGEYPTQLEDDFNSTAVNAIQAR; encoded by the coding sequence TTGAATAATCCCATTGGGAATGAATTCTTGGACGATCACGACAGCGAACTCAGCTCCTGGAAGGAAGAGTGCGCGGTCATCGGCGTATGGAATCATGACGAGGCGGCGAAGCTGTCTTACCTGGGTCTGTACGCCATGCAGCATCGGGGGCAGGAGTCCTCGGGCGTCGTCTCGCTCGACCAGGGCGAGCACCGGGTCCACAAGGGCATGGGCCTTGTGGGAGACGTCTACAACGACGCGGTCCTCGATACGCTGAAGGGGATGGCGGCCATCGGTCACAACCGCTACTCGACCACGGGGCAAAATCATCTGGCGAACTGCCAGCCGCTGACGGCGGGGCTGCGTTGGGGGCCGGTCGCGGTCGCCCACAACGGCAATATCGTGAACAGCGCCTCGCTGCGTAAAGAGCTTCAAGAGATGGGCGCGATCTTCCAGGGGACGACCGACACCGAACTCTTTTTGCATTTCATTTCACGCAGTTCCGAGAAGAACCTCATTTCGCTTCTGCCGCAGGTTCTCTCGAAAGTCGTCGGCGCTTACAGTCTGGTTTTCCTGACCAAGGACTCCATGATCGCGGTGCGGGACCCTTACGGTTTCCGTCCCTTGGTTCTGGGGATGAAGGCGAATGCGGTGGGCGAGACCTCGTACGTCGTCGCGTCCGAGACCTGCGCGCTGGATCTGATCGGCGCGCAGTACGTGCGCGAACTCGAACCCGGCGAAATCTTCTGGTGCGACGCTCAGGGGACGCACACGGCGCATCTGCCGAAAGCGCCGCGCGGGGCGCGCTGCATTTTTGAACATGTCTACTTCGCGCGTCCGGACTCCATCGTTTTCGGTCAGAGTGTTTACGAATCGCGCAAGCAGTTCGGGCGCTGGCTCGCCCGTGAAAATCCGGTGGACGCGGATGTCGTGATTCCGGTGCCGGATTCGGGTGTGCCCGCGGCGCTGGGTTACGCCAGTGAATCGGGCGTGCCGTTTGAGTTCGGAATCATCCGCAATCACTACGTGGGCCGGACTTTCATCCAACCTCAGCAGGCCATTCGCGCCTTCGGGGTGAAGGTGAAGTTGAATCCGCAAACCGCTGTTCTTGCGGGCAAAAAGGTCGTCGTCGTCGACGATTCGCTCGTGCGCGGAACCACGAGTCAGAAGATCATCCGCATGATCCGTCAGGCCGGGGCGAAAGAGGTCCACATGCGGATCGCCTCGCCGCCGACTACCGGGCCTTGCTACTACGGTGTGGATACGCCTCAGAAAAGTCATCTGATCGCGGCGAACCAGAGCCTGGAAGAGATTCGTCAGTTCATCGAGGCGGACAGTCTCAGTTACCTCTCGATGACGGGTCTTTACGAGGCGGTGCACGCGGACTCGAAGAGCTTCTGCGCGGCTTGCTTTGATGGGGAATATCCGACACAGTTAGAGGATGACTTTAACTCCACCGCCGTTAACGCCATTCAGGCCCGGTGA
- a CDS encoding phosphoribosylformylglycinamidine synthase subunit PurS produces the protein MATIGVKVMPREVILDTQGRAVEQTLARGGSGGVKVRVGKFIELEVEGDEATAMTRAKQIADSVLHNPLIETYTLETVKK, from the coding sequence ATGGCGACAATTGGTGTGAAGGTGATGCCCCGGGAAGTGATCTTGGATACGCAAGGTCGCGCGGTGGAACAAACGCTCGCGCGCGGCGGATCGGGCGGCGTGAAAGTCCGTGTCGGTAAATTCATCGAGCTCGAAGTCGAAGGCGACGAGGCGACCGCGATGACCCGCGCGAAACAGATCGCGGACAGCGTTTTGCACAATCCCTTGATCGAAACCTACACCCTGGAAACGGTGAAAAAATGA
- the purQ gene encoding phosphoribosylformylglycinamidine synthase subunit PurQ: protein MSLKVGVARFPGTNCDRDVFAFAEKKGFSVEWLWHLDRYDLKNYHAVLLPGGFSYGDYLRSGALAAKAPVMDSIREYAGQGGRVLGICNGFQILTEARLLPGALVKNVSQRFRDDWVELKVEGKNTAWSKGFATDTLKLPIAHGDGRFYAPADDLKAIEDGGQVWMRYLKNPNGSLNDIAGVTNKAGNVAALMPHPERAIEDWMGGRDGWGFL, encoded by the coding sequence ATGAGTCTGAAAGTCGGCGTCGCCCGGTTCCCCGGGACGAACTGCGACCGTGACGTTTTCGCCTTCGCGGAAAAGAAGGGCTTCAGCGTCGAGTGGTTGTGGCATCTCGATCGTTACGATCTTAAAAACTATCACGCCGTGCTTTTGCCCGGTGGCTTCAGCTACGGCGATTATCTGCGCTCGGGCGCGCTGGCCGCGAAAGCGCCGGTCATGGATTCGATCCGTGAGTACGCGGGCCAGGGCGGACGGGTTCTTGGTATTTGCAACGGCTTTCAAATTTTGACCGAGGCTCGCCTTCTACCAGGTGCGCTGGTTAAGAACGTCAGTCAACGCTTCCGCGATGACTGGGTCGAGTTGAAAGTCGAAGGAAAAAACACCGCGTGGTCGAAGGGCTTCGCGACGGACACTTTGAAGCTTCCCATCGCCCACGGCGACGGACGCTTCTACGCGCCCGCTGACGATTTGAAAGCCATCGAAGACGGCGGTCAGGTGTGGATGCGCTATCTGAAAAATCCGAACGGCTCGTTGAACGATATCGCGGGCGTGACCAACAAGGCGGGGAATGTCGCGGCGCTGATGCCGCACCCCGAGCGCGCGATCGAAGACTGGATGGGCGGTCGTGACGGATGGGGGTTCCTATGA
- a CDS encoding serine hydrolase, with translation MRTTLLESRLKQKIEEKLPGAAPGLQLQVHQNGRKFCDVSVGDTYPYYDLASLTKIIFTVPAMMLAFEKGLWNLDSKVIQFWPDFPQPDLRVVQLLTHSSGAIWWHPFYQTLDLSKPIPERRRQLKEIIKTLPFESRDESVYSDVGFMILGACLEEMEQKSLPEIWAAQKQLLYPGLSTLDFHLDNQSHQPARFYGPTERCKWRGRLIQGEVHDENCFALGGISTHAGLFSSIDDVSWFGLFLRSQLLGISKTSFKLKTARTFTTRARPLGKGDWALGFMMPTPGAASCGDYFSPYSVGHTGFTGTSLWYDPHTDLLVTILSNRVLLGREIKEFAKLRPQIHNWVVEELKRI, from the coding sequence ATGCGCACGACGCTGCTGGAAAGCCGTCTGAAACAGAAAATCGAAGAGAAGCTTCCGGGCGCGGCGCCCGGACTGCAATTGCAGGTGCACCAGAACGGCCGCAAGTTCTGCGACGTCTCGGTTGGGGATACCTATCCCTATTACGATCTGGCGAGTCTGACGAAAATCATCTTCACGGTGCCGGCGATGATGCTCGCGTTCGAAAAGGGGTTGTGGAATCTCGACTCGAAGGTCATCCAGTTTTGGCCCGATTTTCCGCAGCCCGATCTGCGCGTGGTGCAGCTTCTGACCCACAGCTCGGGCGCGATCTGGTGGCATCCCTTTTACCAGACGCTGGATCTTTCAAAACCCATTCCCGAGCGCCGCCGTCAGCTCAAAGAGATCATCAAAACCCTGCCCTTTGAGTCGCGCGACGAAAGCGTGTACTCGGACGTGGGTTTCATGATCCTCGGCGCTTGCCTGGAAGAGATGGAGCAGAAATCGCTTCCGGAAATCTGGGCCGCGCAAAAGCAGCTTTTGTATCCGGGTCTTTCCACTTTGGATTTTCATTTGGACAATCAGTCCCATCAGCCCGCGCGTTTCTACGGCCCGACCGAGCGTTGCAAGTGGCGGGGACGCCTGATTCAAGGCGAAGTGCATGACGAGAACTGCTTCGCTTTGGGCGGGATCAGCACGCATGCAGGACTTTTCTCGAGCATCGACGACGTCAGCTGGTTCGGTCTTTTTCTGCGCTCGCAGCTTCTGGGGATCTCGAAGACGAGCTTCAAGCTGAAGACCGCACGCACGTTCACGACCCGCGCCCGTCCGTTGGGAAAAGGCGACTGGGCTTTGGGCTTCATGATGCCAACACCGGGCGCGGCCTCTTGCGGGGATTACTTCTCGCCGTATTCGGTGGGGCATACGGGCTTTACGGGAACGTCTTTGTGGTACGACCCCCATACGGATCTTTTAGTCACGATTTTGTCGAACCGGGTCTTGCTCGGACGCGAGATCAAAGAGTTCGCGAAGCTCCGTCCGCAGATCCACAACTGGGTCGTGGAAGAATTGAAACGCATTTAA
- a CDS encoding LD-carboxypeptidase codes for MAPGSSAPAEALQRGVEVLKSWGLRVRVPENLIVPTTFFANTDEERLRVLKTALHAKDSRAVWFVRGGSGTHRLLPGLFKGARPKTPKLILGFSDATSLLNGALKHWKWPTLHAPVLTQLGRGELDPADVEDLRRLLFGEEDRVVFEGLRPLNDAARKLRRLSGEVIGGNLTVYQNLIGVPEAVKPAGKIVFFEEINERGYRIDRTLTHLRQAKFFDGAKAVVLGDFIGGDEPTASTATAPRPAAPQPAAPQPAAPQPVAPVNRVEWAMQNFARDLRIPLFAGLPVGHGNRNRPVPFGTTATIQGDRLVIASPLTAEKSPAGKTRRKMAAGKTRKKTRKG; via the coding sequence GTGGCGCCGGGTTCCTCGGCGCCCGCGGAAGCACTTCAGCGTGGGGTCGAGGTCCTGAAGTCCTGGGGCCTGCGGGTCCGCGTTCCCGAAAATCTCATCGTTCCCACGACCTTCTTTGCGAATACCGACGAAGAGCGCCTGCGCGTTTTGAAGACCGCGCTGCACGCGAAAGACTCGCGCGCCGTGTGGTTCGTACGGGGCGGGTCGGGGACGCACCGGCTTTTGCCGGGATTGTTCAAAGGCGCGCGTCCCAAAACGCCGAAACTCATTTTGGGTTTTTCGGATGCGACCTCGCTTTTGAACGGCGCGCTCAAGCACTGGAAATGGCCGACCCTGCATGCGCCGGTACTCACGCAGCTGGGGCGGGGGGAGCTCGATCCCGCAGACGTCGAGGATCTGCGTCGGCTTTTGTTCGGCGAAGAGGACCGCGTGGTGTTCGAGGGGCTTCGGCCTTTGAACGATGCGGCCCGCAAACTGCGTCGTCTTTCGGGTGAGGTCATCGGCGGGAATCTGACCGTCTATCAGAATTTGATCGGTGTGCCCGAGGCGGTGAAACCCGCGGGCAAGATCGTTTTTTTTGAAGAGATCAACGAGCGGGGTTATCGCATCGACCGGACGCTCACGCATTTGCGCCAAGCGAAGTTTTTCGACGGCGCGAAGGCGGTTGTGCTCGGGGACTTCATCGGCGGTGACGAGCCGACGGCATCGACGGCCACCGCACCTCGGCCGGCCGCACCTCAGCCGGCCGCACCTCAGCCGGCCGCACCTCAGCCGGTCGCACCCGTGAACCGCGTTGAATGGGCGATGCAGAACTTCGCGCGCGATTTGAGGATCCCGCTGTTTGCGGGCCTTCCGGTCGGCCACGGAAATCGCAATCGCCCCGTGCCCTTCGGCACCACGGCCACGATCCAGGGGGATCGTCTGGTCATCGCCTCGCCGCTGACGGCGGAGAAATCGCCTGCGGGCAAGACCCGCCGGAAAATGGCTGCGGGTAAAACCCGCAAGAAAACTCGGAAAGGTTAA
- the purL gene encoding phosphoribosylformylglycinamidine synthase subunit PurL: MSEQKLSAAEFELKLKQYRISKPEYEMICGLLGREPRSVEWALFSALWSEHCSYKSSRVHLKKFGKTLTPSVMQSQGENAGVVDLGQGEKVVFKMESHNHPSFIEPYQGAATGVGGILRDIFTMGARPLASADFLCFGEPKADRMKVLVDGVVRGISGYGNSVGVPTVTGATNFDASYNKNILVNAMNVGLVLEGEPIALSGAKGPGNDVVYVGAKTGKDGVHGASMASESFGANNEAKKPNVQIGDPFYEKLLIESCLEVIAQDLVVSIQDMGAAGLTSSSFEMSSKGGLGFDLELDQVPVRDSSIGPEEILLSESQERMLLICEPGKFAAIEKVFARWGLDAVRVGKVRSDKIMRLTWKGEVLTEIDPSLVVDNSPEYKRPYEAWLPKRRAGDYALPTAPASSEMKAKVAGVMKERLTGAVWASREDIYHQYDQRVGAKTARGAEAQTALLRLPASGRGMFVATGCRPKLMQVDAQIGAYDAVVEPSLKMAAKGGYPIGVTDCLNFGNPEKPEIMSEFVASVEGLRDVSIALGVPVISGNVSFYNETEGRGITSTPAVGLVGLRADVTKVPQDFFTAAGNTLLKVKFPFARVENGKFCGGFDLARAAKMVKQTQAWVNSLPILSSQVVGAGGWFWTLAKMAGEKGFALSGAAESSEELRATAFDFGLYELIFEVPKAEAARVLAQLQKDSGADASVAELGETTSGAIRAWGYETSGSEFTQSRHQAWRMDFE; encoded by the coding sequence ATGAGCGAACAAAAATTGAGCGCGGCGGAGTTCGAACTCAAGCTGAAGCAGTACCGCATCTCGAAACCCGAATACGAAATGATCTGCGGCCTTTTGGGACGTGAGCCCCGCTCGGTCGAGTGGGCGCTGTTTTCGGCCCTGTGGTCTGAGCACTGTTCTTACAAAAGTTCGCGCGTGCATCTGAAGAAATTTGGCAAAACGCTCACGCCTTCGGTCATGCAGTCGCAAGGCGAAAACGCGGGCGTCGTTGATTTGGGTCAGGGCGAAAAAGTCGTTTTCAAAATGGAATCCCATAATCACCCGAGCTTCATCGAGCCCTACCAGGGCGCGGCGACGGGCGTGGGCGGGATCTTGCGTGACATCTTCACCATGGGCGCGCGTCCCCTCGCTTCGGCGGATTTTCTGTGTTTCGGTGAACCGAAAGCGGACCGCATGAAGGTGTTGGTGGACGGCGTCGTGCGCGGGATTTCCGGTTACGGAAACTCGGTGGGGGTTCCCACCGTCACGGGTGCGACGAACTTCGATGCGAGCTACAATAAAAACATCCTCGTCAACGCGATGAACGTGGGCCTCGTCCTTGAGGGCGAACCCATCGCGCTTTCGGGCGCGAAAGGTCCGGGGAACGACGTCGTTTACGTCGGCGCAAAAACCGGGAAAGACGGCGTGCACGGCGCTTCGATGGCGTCGGAGTCCTTCGGCGCGAATAACGAAGCGAAAAAGCCCAACGTTCAGATCGGCGATCCCTTTTACGAAAAACTCCTGATCGAGTCCTGCCTGGAAGTCATCGCCCAGGATCTCGTCGTGTCCATTCAGGATATGGGCGCGGCGGGGCTGACGAGCTCAAGCTTCGAGATGTCCTCGAAAGGCGGACTGGGATTTGACCTGGAGCTTGATCAAGTTCCCGTGCGTGATTCCTCCATCGGGCCGGAAGAGATTCTTCTGTCCGAATCGCAAGAGCGGATGCTGCTGATCTGTGAGCCCGGAAAGTTCGCGGCCATCGAAAAGGTCTTCGCGCGCTGGGGTCTGGACGCCGTTCGCGTCGGTAAAGTCCGCAGCGACAAGATCATGCGCCTGACCTGGAAAGGTGAAGTGCTGACCGAGATCGATCCCTCTTTGGTCGTGGATAACTCACCCGAGTATAAACGCCCCTATGAGGCGTGGCTACCGAAGCGCCGCGCGGGCGACTACGCTCTGCCGACCGCCCCGGCTTCGTCCGAGATGAAGGCGAAGGTGGCGGGTGTCATGAAAGAACGACTGACGGGTGCGGTCTGGGCGTCCCGTGAAGATATCTATCACCAGTACGATCAGCGCGTGGGCGCGAAGACCGCGCGGGGGGCCGAGGCGCAAACGGCGCTTCTGCGTTTGCCCGCGTCGGGGCGCGGAATGTTCGTCGCGACCGGTTGTCGACCGAAGCTCATGCAGGTGGACGCGCAGATCGGCGCTTACGATGCGGTGGTCGAGCCTTCGCTCAAGATGGCGGCGAAGGGCGGTTATCCCATCGGCGTGACGGATTGTCTGAATTTCGGAAATCCCGAAAAACCCGAGATCATGTCTGAATTCGTGGCGTCCGTGGAAGGTCTGCGCGACGTTTCGATCGCGCTCGGGGTCCCGGTCATTTCCGGAAACGTCAGCTTCTACAACGAAACCGAAGGTCGCGGCATCACCTCGACTCCGGCGGTGGGTTTGGTGGGCTTGCGTGCCGATGTAACGAAGGTGCCCCAGGACTTCTTCACGGCGGCGGGAAACACTCTACTTAAAGTGAAGTTCCCCTTCGCGCGCGTGGAGAACGGGAAGTTTTGCGGCGGCTTCGACCTCGCGCGGGCCGCGAAGATGGTGAAGCAGACGCAAGCTTGGGTGAATTCACTCCCGATCTTGTCGTCGCAGGTCGTGGGCGCGGGGGGTTGGTTCTGGACCCTGGCGAAAATGGCGGGCGAAAAGGGCTTCGCGCTCTCGGGAGCGGCGGAATCTTCCGAAGAACTTCGCGCGACGGCCTTTGACTTCGGCCTTTATGAACTCATCTTCGAGGTTCCGAAGGCGGAAGCGGCCCGCGTTTTGGCGCAGCTCCAGAAAGATTCGGGCGCGGACGCTTCGGTGGCGGAGCTTGGCGAGACCACCTCTGGCGCCATTCGCGCTTGGGGTTACGAGACTTCGGGTTCGGAATTCACACAATCACGCCACCAGGCGTGGAGGATGGACTTTGAATAA